TCcatatgtgtacatgcatacacacaggcatgcacagatacacacatgcctgcatatgcacacacatgagcacacatcacacacttacacacaacacacacatatacagacacacacccaTGTACACATGCTCACATATACACACGTCACACAggcatacatgcacatatacacctgtgcacatgtacatgcatgcacacacacgcagaacacacatacacacaactgcatgcatgtatatacactcacaggtatacacacatgcatgcatgcggCCACCCATTATACGagcacatgtgcatgcatgtatacacatgtgttcACATAtatcacaccacacacaacacaggCATGCATGTCCATATatacatgcacgcacacatatGGGCAGTAAATATGCAggtacacacgtgcacacatgtatatgaatacacacatgtgcacattcACACCGTGACCATACATGTACGTGCACACACGacacacatctacacacatggcacacacatgtacaacacagtcacacacatgtatatgcatgcacacatgtgtacgCTCACATGGTGCCCATACATGTAGATGCACACACGACACATATCTGCACACATGGCACATgtgtataaaatacaaatacacacacatgagCATACATTGACGCTCACACACATGCAGGTGCACCCCAGAGGTCTTGCCGTTTCCTCCTTCCCTGACACCAGTGTGTGGCACGCGGTGGGCTCGGCCTTCTCAGTACTTCAGGTCCCCGTTCACGGAGGCTGTGGACAGTGTGCTCACCAGCCCCTGACGGTCCCCTGGCTTCTGGCAGCGGTTCCTGATGAGCTTGTAGATGGCATAGCTGGGGATGGTGAGGCAGGGCACTCCGGTCACAATCACCACCACTGCATACACCCAGTTTGGGTAGGAGATCTTCTGGGATTTGGGAAATTCCTCCTGGGGAGAGAGTCCCATGGGTGAGTAAGCACCTCGGGAGCCAGCGGGGTTCACTTTGGGGCAAAGGTCCCTCACCCCATGACTCTTACCTCCTGTCCTGTGGGATGGGCAGGGTGGCCTGGGGCTCCTCCAGCTTTCTCTTTCCCCTGCCTCCCAACTCCCAGcccacccacctccctcctgGGATGGCGTGACATGCTGGTGTCAGGGAGGGGGGAACCAGCAAGTTGTGTGGGGTGGTGGCTGGACTGCACCTGAGTGTGAGCGTGTGTGCCCATGTATGTgggtatgtgtgttgtgtgtgcatgtgccatgtgtgtggatgtgtgtcctcctttcccctttcccgttcctctccccaccccaggagACTGCCTGGGCACTTACGTAGCCAGGATCCCAGATGCTGTAGGTCAGTTCCTCACTGACTTTGACcacaaagaagaagaggaagatggTCAGCATGAGTAGGGGGCTGATCACACGCCACGTGACTTGCCAGAAGATGTTGGGCTTGTGGCCAATCATGAACTCGATGTCCTTATTGAACCTGCCAAGGCCAGAGACAGCTGTCGCTGCTGCTACCAGCTGGGCTTCAACTCGCCAAGCTTCTGTGCGTTCTGCTACCTGAACAGACGGCATCGTGCTGCGAGGTGCCCAGTCTCCCCTCGCCAGGGCCCCATCCCTCACTCCTGCCCATGAGTACCTCCTCAAGCAGAGCCATCTGTGGGCACGGCCAGCAGCTGTCTCAGCCCTATGACATCACCAGCCAGTGCTCGACGGCAAGCCCATGGTCAGAGGTGCCCCGCCGACACCCACGCCTGAGGTGGTCACCGGTGCAGAATggggggttggaggagggagcGCCGCCAGACACCCGCAGCCTCTCCTTCCTTAGCAGCACCCTGAAGTTGGAAAACCCCACACCTTCCCCACCCTACTACTCAATTCCCGTCCTCTGCTGAACCCTCTTCTGCGCAAAGGAGTTTATTGTCTGCAGAAATCAGGATGGAGCAGGCGGGAGGTTACACCGAAGCTGGTCCCAGGCCTGCAGTGTGCAGGTGAGTACCCTTGGTCCCTGCAGAAGCATGTGAGGAGTAGCTGGTCCCACATGTCCCACATTTAGACAGTTATGCATGCACCTCACACCTGGCAGCACCAGCCTGCAGCTAACCCACACGTCAGGCCTAAACATTCTTTGACAATATCTGTGTGATGTTAGAATAGCATGGCCAGCGTGCCGTGTCCCTCAGCCTTCTCCATGGCTCCCCCGGGCTGGTGCGAGCTCTGTCCTCACTCATCCAGTGCTGAAGAGCTTACTGTCCTTGTGTCCTGCAAACCCCACTGCCAGGGACGCAGGACAGGTTTCCCGAGCCAGGAGCCTGCAGGGCTGTGCCTGATCAATGTTAACTGAGTCTGTCCAATTATTTCTTCTTCcacttcttcttctcctccttctcctccttctcctcctcctcctccttcttcttcttccttcttcttcttcttcctcttcttcttcctcttcttcctcttctttattcctcttctttctcctcctcctcctccttctcctcctccttcttcttcctcttcttcttcttcctcttgttcttcttcttctcctcctcctcctcctccttctccttcttcttctccttctccttttccttttattttttttttttgagatggagcctcacttggtcacccaggctggagtgcagtggtgtgatctcccctcaacctacacctcctgggttcaagccattctcctgcctcagcctcctgagtagctgggattacaggcatgcatcaccatgtgtggctaatttttgtattattggtagaggtggggtttcaccgtgttggccaggctggtctcaaactgctgacctcaagtgatttgcccaccttggcctcccaaaatgctgggatgataggcgtgagccaccgtgcctggccttgtccGATTATTTCTAAAGTTGTGGTGGCTCCGACCAAGAGTCCCTGTCTGAGGCTCTACCACACTGCTGGAGCCTGTGTGTCCCTAGAAGGGCCTGGAGCGCCAGGGACATAAGGCAGTCCCCACCCCCCAGCACACACAAGGAGCATCTCTGCCATGGGCCCTGCAGCGGCCTTGAGCATGCAGCTCTGGCTCTCTGCATGGGCACTGCCAAGGTCTGGGCTCCACCGGGCTTCCTGGCTCCCAGCAACACGGAGCTCCCATTATCGGCAGGCCAGGGCCCTGCTGATGCCCTCTGCTGCCGCCAGGAGAGGTGTACACCTGCCTCTGTGGCCAGCCGAGGTCCCAGGCCATAGACTCTCCCTCTGTACCCTGAACACAGCCCGGGTCCGCCTCACAGGAATGCCCTGTGACCTGGCTTTTCTGCATTAGAGGCACCGGTCCCCACTGTGGCCCCTACCTGTCCACACCGTACACGTAGACCACAGCGAACATCTCGCAGAAGGCAATGGTGAGCAGGGGAATGGAGCCGGCATAGCTGTCCAGCAGGGAGAGCCAGTACTGGCCGGAGTTCAGTGTGAAGATGAAGCCAATGAGGAATGTTCCCAGGCAGATGAGGCCTGCAGGCCGGGTGGACAGAGATGCTGACACCCCCAGGGCTGCACACACGGCCGGGAAACAGCTGCCCACACAGCGGGGAACAGAGCTGCCCACACACCCGGGGTCTGCACACACGGCTGGGGAGCAGAGCTGCCCACACACCCAGGGGCTGCACACACGGCCGGGGGACAGAGCTGCCCACACACCCGGGGTCTGCACACATGGCCGGGGGCTGCACACACGGCCGGGGAACAGAATTGTCCACACACCCAGGGTCTGCACACACGGCCGGGGGCTGCACACACGGCCGGGGAACAGAGCTGCCCACACACCCGGGGTCTGCACACACGGCCGGGAAACAGCTGCCCACACAGCGGGGAACAGAGCTGCCCACACACCCGGGGTCTGCACACACGGCTGGGGAGCAGAGCTGCCCACACACCCAGGGGCTGCACACACGGCCGGGGAACAGAGCTGCCCACACACCCGGGGTCTGCACACACGGCTGGGGGACAGAGCTGCCCACACCCGGAAGCTGCACATGGCCGTGAAACCAGAGCTGCCCCACACACCCTGGCCTGCACACACGGCTGGGGACAGAGCTGCCCACACACCCCGGGCTGCACAGGCGGCCGGGAACAGAGCTGCCCACACACCTGGGGTCTGCACACACGGCTGGGGACAGAGCTGCCTCACACACCCGGGCTGCATGAACGGGGTCGGGGAACAGAGCCGCCCACACCCGGCTCCACACACGGCCGGGGATGGAGCTGCTCACACACCAGCCCACACATGGCCGGGGCTGTACACACGGCTGGGGAACAGAATTGCCCACACACCCAGGGTCTGCACACACGGCCAGGGGCTGCACACATGGCCGGGGAACAGAGCTGCCCACACACCCGGGGGCTGCACACACGGCCAGGGGACAGAGTTGTTCACACCCCCAGGGGCTGCCACCCCACAGGTGGCACCATTGCCATGGGGACCCCACCCGACTGCACACGCACCTGTGAGCACCTCCTTGGGCCACTTCGGGGGGAAGACTCTGAGGTCCTGCAGGGGCACAATGACGCCCTCCATGTTCCCAAACATAGATGACAGCCCCAGGCAGAAGAGCATAATGAAGAAGAGCACGGACCACAGTGGGGACACCGGCATCTTGGTGATGGCCTCGGTGAAGACAATGAAGGCCAGGCCTGTGCCCTCCACACCCTGCACGGATGACACACAGTCACCAGGGCCTCTGCCCCCCACGgactccctctcctccctgcccgAGGTTTTGTGCATCGCCAAGCCACGCAGCACGGGGCGGGCAGGTCTGAGTTGTCATGAAATAGCTAGATCTTATCTTTCAGGCCCAAAGTGTATTTTCAAAAGCTAAACTATGCATCACGACCAGCAAGTGGATCCCATCACCAAGCGGCACTCAGAGCCCCGTTCCGCCCACAGATGGGATCTCCCAACACAGGGACCTTCTGAGACCTCACAGCCCACACAGCCCTGATCCAGTGCGGCTGAGCCGTGTACACAAGGTGTTACGTGAGTCGCCTGTTAATAAACGCATGCCCTGGATGTGCTCGGAAGTCAAGTGGCCGACGGCCGAGTTAGAGCAGGCTGTGCCCACAGACAGGCTCTTGGATAAGAACCACCAAGGTGCGGCCACCCGGAGGCCCCATGGCTGACCTTCTGCTCCTGTGTCTGGTCCCAGACCATCACCGAGAACCAGGCCCCGGCCCATCACGGTCCTGGTGATCAGCAGTCCTGGCTGTGGAATCTCGGGAGGAAAACCTccactcatgaggctgagggACCTGCCCAGCTCAGTGGGGCTCCCTGCAGGCTACTGGCTCAGGGATCGGAGGTGGGAGGACTCAAGGACCCACCCGAAGACAGGGTCCTTCATGGCCGCCTAACACATCTATGTGAGCTCCAGGGACAAGAGTAACCCCTTACACAGCAGGACATGGCTTGTGGAGGGCTCTGAAGAGTTTAAAGGAAATTGTCAGAAGCAGGCGGCAGCATGTGCATACAAGGTACGCTGCTCTTCAGtgcagggtgggaggtgggaggaggtgggaggaggtgccaggATGGAGGCGCCGACCTGTAGCAACTCTGGTGCTTCTCAGAATGGCACTGCCGAGGGCAGCCCTGCCAGAAGATCGCACACCATGGGGTTTCTTTCTGTGGCGTTTCTAGAAAAGGCAGGTGGGCAGAGCAGCAGAGGGGGTGCCTGGGGCTGCCAGGAGTGGGGAGCGACAGCAAACGGAAACCTTGCGGGCATGGACGGGGTGCTGCACATGGCTGTGCAAGGCACTGCCAATGAGTGAATTTCATGGTGCATAATTATACCTCTTtaaagttgcttttaaaaaagacatttagaCCAGGACGGCCCTGCTGGGCCCCTCCTgcctgcacatcctgcacttGGAGGCGTCCGGCAGTTGGTGGAACAGGGTTGGGAGAGGCCGTGAAGCCCTCTGCCTGGCTCCAGCTGGAGCGGAAATGACTCGCTCTGCCCAGCTTTCTCCCCGCGGCCACTGGAGTAGCAGCGCTGGGTCCTGAAGTGCCTGATGCCCGCAAAATATGGGGTGGTTCCCCAAAAGAAAATTGCGTAATTAAAATCAGCAAATGTCGACCTTTAATTGTAGCAGCATCTAAACTTCATTAACTATGGAAAGAGTATTCAAACGCGCTCATCACATAGAGTATCCTCAGTATCGGCGTGACTGAGATGTGCCAGCCGGTCCAAAATAAAACCTGTCCTGGTGGCCTCACAAGTTCGAAAACAGCTACACAAACTCTTTCAGTGTTGATAGAAGTTGTTACATTACAGATGGTCCCAGGGAGTGTTTTGTGTGTTTCATGGGAAAGAACGCAGGGGCAGCCCATGGTGTTCCCCGGCTCCTGCCTCTGAGCCTCTGCCTCTGAGTGTAACAGGAGCCTCAGAAGTGAAATCTCGTGGCCTGGCAGACACCAGCACCCCAGACGGAAGAGCCCTGGACACCAGGCAGAACAGACAATGGGAGCTGGGCCTCCCGGCAGAAGCTCAGCATCTGTGTCCTCCACAGGCCAGGGGCCCAGGGGTGGCCGGACTCTGAGGTGCCAGCAAGGGGTGTCCCCTCTCTGCCTCGAGCTCCGGAACGGGCCTACCTCCGAGAGGAAGGAGTTGATGTCGCAGGTCTGGAACGCCAGCTGCGCATAGGCTGCGGGGTTGGAGGCGTTGCACTGCCTTTGCATCTCTGCAAAGTTCTCCTGGGTCACGTTACCTTCAGGCAGGTCGAACGCGTTGATGAGGGTCAGGATGTTCCTGTGGGTCAGATGGAGGCTGATGGCCAGCTGGGGCCAGGGAGGccgggaggcttcctggaggcgCAGCCAAGGCACCTGGAAGGTGGGACGGCCACTCACGTGCTGAAGCAGTCGTCATAGCGCTGTGTGGCGCGGAACCCGATGATGGAGTAGACCACAATGGCCGCGTACACGGATGTGAAGCCATTGATGATGGACACGATCACCGAGTCCCTCTCGCAGTTGTTGCTGCAGACAAGACCAGTGTCATGGCGGCTGGCGATGAGGCCCCGGGTCAGGACACAGCACAGGGCAGCACCCACGTCCCGCCCAGGGCGCCAGCTCCAGGAGCGAGAGGCTGAGCCACTGAGTGACACAGGAAGGCAGCCGGAGCCCCTGCTCCACTCTGAGCAGGCTCAGGGGATGCAGAGGTGGCCCCAGGGCAGCGCCTGGTCCCCTGCTGACCTGGTCTCAGCTTAGGGGCTGCCCGGGGCTCTGACTGCTCCTGACTCCCCAAACCACTCTGGTTATAGAGCTCAGGTCTCTTCCCTCCCCGTCTCATGCCTGCGGTAACTTCCATCAGGCCTCTAGGGACAGCTCCAGGCCAAAGACATCACACCcgctctccccagcccccaccctagGCGTCCTGTCCAGTTGCTCGGCCGCTGAGACCTCACCATTTCCTAAAGGCACCCTGTGCTCAGTGTGTGCTGAACTCAAGCCCCAACTTCTCTGACCCAACCCAGCCAGTTCACTCCACCCTTCCTGTTTTAGCTGATGCTGACACCATCCTTCCAGATGCTTCCATCAAAAGCCGAATGTGTTAGCCtcagggaaatgccaatcaaacTGCAGTGAGACCTCACCACATCCCTGCTGGGATGGCCAGAAACAAAACTCAgatgataacaagtgttggtgaagatataGGGAAACTGGAGCTTCCTACACACTGGTGGGAATGTGAGTggagcagccactgtggaaaacagcctGACAGCTCCTCCAAGGACTGCACACAGAGGCCCATATGACACGGCAACTACACTCCTAGGTGCACACCCAGGAGAATGAAAGTGTGCATCCACAAAAATGCGTACACAGGCTCATAGCAGCATCACTCAcgatagccaaaatgtggaaaatgtCCACAGATGGATGATGCACAAACCGTAGTCCACGCACACCATGAAATATTGCTGAGCCCTAAACAATAATGGCGCTCTGACGCCAACTGTGATGGGATGAGCCTTGAGGATGTCGTGCCCCATGCAAGGATCAGACATAAGGCTGTGGCAATGTGGCCACGCCATTCGCAGGAAATGTCCACACCAGGCACAGCCACAGAGGCAGACAGCACATCAGTGTTCACCCAGGGCAGGAGGACAGGGCACTGGGGAGCAGCTGCTCACATATGTGGGGCTTTTGCTGATTGGAATGTTCTAGAACTGGACAGTGGTGATGACTGGCttcacaactctgtgaatgtacttaaGACCATTGAACTGGGCACTCCAAATGGGGGAATTGTGTGGTATACAAGTTttctgaataaagctgttataaaaataattcaccCTCAGTTCCACCTCAGCCACTCCACAAAAAACCCTCAGTTCCACCTCAGCCGCTCCACCCAGTGCTCGAACAATGACTCCAGGGTCCTTCCTGTCCCTCCAACACCCTCTCTGCCCCCAACCCCATCCTGCACGTGCCTCCAAGTGCACCTGTCTCTGCACCCCAGCCCTCCCTGCCTGGGCTCTACACCTGCCAAGCCCCAACCATGCCCCAGCTATGCCCTCCCTGACCAGCCCCGCCCCTCACACCCAGGACCCACCCTCcctgcccaggccctgccccctTGCATTGAGGGTCCCCTGTGTCTGACTCCAATCGCACCTTCCCAGCCTAGAGGGCCACCCTGACCCCTAGGAGTcctccctcacccccagcccCTTCTGCTCTGAAATTCTGGTCACCACACACAGGACAATTTCTGCGCTTGCTTGTCAACCTGCAGAGCCGCAGGTCACTGAGGGCGGGCCCTGATGCACCCAGTTGGGCATACAGTAGGAGCTTCATAAATGCGAGTGGAAATGAACTGACACCAGCTGTGCTCCTCCCAGATGCTGCTGGGGACTCCAGGGTATGCGCAGTGGCTATGTGGGGAAGGGGCAGTGGAAGGATCAGACCTTGGTCAGGGACGTGGAGGTCGTTGGGGGCGCCACATGTCTGGGCACCTGGGATGCCCAAGGGTGGGCTGGAAGCGATGTGGGCATGGAGCAGGGAACTGGGGAGAGCACAGGAGAGGCCCGCACCAGGCTTGCGGAGGGACGGGTATGGGGAAAGCTGCAGGCCCTGGGTTCCTGGCCCTCCTCGAAGGGAGACCTGCCCCTCCTCCACACGCTGTACTCTAGACTCAGCTCACATGGTCCCTAAGCATGAGGGAACGGGCCCATCGCGGCACGGAGGCCCCGGCCACACAGCCACAGAGCACTTTCCACCTTGTCTTTTATCCTCCCAGCAAGATCCCCCCAGGActgagagggaaactgaggcccgccACGCCCGCACTCACTGCACGGAGTTGTAGCTGGAGAAGGAGATGAGGCCCCCGAAGGCCAGGGAGAAGGAGTAGAAGACCTGTGCACCCGCGTCCAGCCAGGTGACCGGGTTGGCCAGCTCCGTGACCTGCACCACATGGAGACCCTCAGCCACTCGCGGTGTAGGTGGGGCCATGGGGACCTGGGAGGGTGTGGTcccagggaggctggggagggtcaAGGCTATCGGGGTGGTCAGGACAGGCCACGGTCCCCCTGGGGTGGCAGCTAGTTCCTTCCCTGTGGGGGCTCCGTCAGCTCATAGGGGCAAAGCCACGCCCCCAGGAGCTGCCCCGGGCCCCAGGGACAGGCCTTGCCCTCGCTGGCCCTGTGGACCTCCTCAGGCCTGGGACTGGTCGGGCAGCAGGCTGCCTGTCTCCATGGGTGAGAGAGCTGGTATTGAGGCTGGCAGGGGCACAGGGCAGCCAGGCCTCTCCTGGGGTCTGGGCCCAGGGCAGCCTTGCGGACTCACGTTGGGGGTGAAGAGGAAGACGATGCCATTGGTAGCGCCCTTCAGCGTCAGGCCTCGGATGAGGAAGATGGTCAGGACGACATAGGGCAGCGTGGAGGTGATGTACACGGCCTGCGGGGGGGCACGGCATGTGGGATGGGCAGGGAGGGGGCCGGGCATGTGGGGGGCGGGGCATGTGGGGAAGGGGGCCAGGTGGATGGTGGGCGGGGCAtgtgggaagggtggggagggggccagGCCTGTGGGGGGGCAGGGCATGTGGGACAggtggggatgggggcaggggcTGTGGGGGGCAGGGCCTGTAGGGGGCCGAGGATGTGGAATGGGTGGGGATGGGGTCCTGGCCTGCGGAGTCCGGTATGTGGAATGGTGCGAGGGGGGCCAGGCCTGTGGGGGTTGAGGCATGTGGGGAAGGGGCCCCAGGACTGTGGGGGGCGGGGCCTGTGGGGGGCCGGGTATGTGGAAtgggtggggatgggggcagggcCTGCAGGGCGTCGGCATGTGGGACGGGGGGAGTCGGGGGGGGGCCGGGCCTGAGGGGCCGGGGCATATGGGATGAGTTGGGAGGGGGTCAGGGCCTCACAGGCTGCTGGCCCACCAGGAGAACCGGCTGGCTGCTCTGGACCTCGCACCAAAGATTCCCATgtagggaagatggagcctcact
This sequence is a window from Papio anubis isolate 15944 chromosome 5, Panubis1.0, whole genome shotgun sequence. Protein-coding genes within it:
- the SLC6A19 gene encoding sodium-dependent neutral amino acid transporter B(0)AT1; protein product: MVRLTLPNPGLDSRIPSLAELETIEQEESSSRPKWDNKAQYMLTCVGFCVGLGNVWRFPYLCQSHGGGAFMIPFLILLVLEGIPLLHLEFAIGQRLRRGSLGVWSSIHPALKGVGLASMLVSFMVGLYYNTIISWIMWYFFNSFQEPLPWSECPLNENRTGYVDECARSSPVDYFWYRVTLNISTSISDSGSIQWWTLLCLAGAWSVLYMCTIRGIETTGKAVYITSTLPYVVLTIFLIRGLTLKGATNGIVFLFTPNVTELANPVTWLDAGAQVFYSFSLAFGGLISFSSYNSVHNNCERDSVIVSIINGFTSVYAAIVVYSIIGFRATQRYDDCFSTNILTLINAFDLPEGNVTQENFAEMQRQCNASNPAAYAQLAFQTCDINSFLSEGVEGTGLAFIVFTEAITKMPVSPLWSVLFFIMLFCLGLSSMFGNMEGVIVPLQDLRVFPPKWPKEVLTGLICLGTFLIGFIFTLNSGQYWLSLLDSYAGSIPLLTIAFCEMFAVVYVYGVDRFNKDIEFMIGHKPNIFWQVTWRVISPLLMLTIFLFFFVVKVSEELTYSIWDPGYEEFPKSQKISYPNWVYAVVVIVTGVPCLTIPSYAIYKLIRNRCQKPGDRQGLVSTLSTASVNGDLKY